In a genomic window of Cynocephalus volans isolate mCynVol1 chromosome 1, mCynVol1.pri, whole genome shotgun sequence:
- the LOC134379826 gene encoding intestinal-type alkaline phosphatase-like → MRGAWVLPLLLLLLGLRLQLSFGIIPVEEEDPAFWNQQAAEALDAAKNLQPIQTAAKNLILFLGDGMGVPTVTATRILSGQNKGNLGPETPLAMDQFPYLALSKTYNVDRQVPDSAGTATAYLCGVKANYQTIGVSAAARYNQCNTTHGNEVTSVMYRAKKAGKSVGVVTTTRVQHASPAGTYAHTVNRNWYSDADMPASAQQEGCQDIAAQLISNMDIDVILGGGRKYMFPSGTADPEYPSDTSQSGIRLDGRNLVQEWLTKHQGAQYVWNRTELIRVSQDLSVTHLMGLFEPGDMKYESNRDHTLDPSLMEMTEAALSLLSRNPHGFYLFVEGGRIDHGHHENKAYQALNEALMFDSAIEKASQLSSEKDTLTLVTADHSHVFSFGGYTLRGSSIFGLAPSKAQDDKAYTSILYGNGPGFVLSTGSRPDVNDTLSGDPDYLQQSAVPLSSETHGGDDVAVFARGPQAHLVHGVQEQNFVAHVMAFAACLEPYTACDLAPPAGATDAARPGPAAGAPSLPLLAGALLLLLLLRGAAAAP, encoded by the exons ATGAGAGGGGCCTGGGTTctgccattgctgctgctgctgctgggcctcAGGCTGCAGTTGTCCTTTGGCATCATCCCAG TTGAGGAGGAGGACCCAGCCTTCTGGAACCAACAGGCAGCCGAGGCCCTGGATGCTGCCAAGAATCTACAGCCCATTCAGACGGCAGCAAAGAACCTCATTCTCTTCCTGGGGGACG GGATGGGAGTGCCCACAGTGACAGCCACCCGGATCCTAAGCGGGCAGAATAAAGGCAACCTGGGGCCTGAGACGCCCTTGGCCATGGACCAGTTCCCATACCTGGCTCTGTCCAAG ACATACAACGTGGACAGACAGGTGCCGGACAGTGCAGGCACAGCCACGGCTTACCTGTGCGGGGTCAAGGCCAACTACCAGACCATTGGCGTGAGTGCAGCCGCCCGCTATAACCAGTGCAACACAACACACGGCAACGAGGTCACCTCTGTGATGTACCGGGCCAAGAAAGCAG GAAAATCAGTGGGAGTGGTGACCACCACGAGGGTGCAGCACGCCTCGCCAGCTGGCACCTACGCACACACGGTGAACCGCAACTGGTACTCGGACGCTGACATGCCGGCCTCGGCACAGCAGGAGGGCTGCCAGGACATCGCTGCGCAGCTCATCTCCAACATGGACATTGAT GTGATCCTGGGTGGGGGACGCAAGTACATGTTTCCCAGTGGGACTGCAGATCCTGAGTACCCAAGTGACACCAGCCAGAGTGGAATCAGGCTGGATGGGAGGAACCTGGTGCAGGAGTGGCTCACCAAGCACCAG GGAGCCCAGTACGTGTGGAACCGCACAGAGCTCATTAGAGTGTCCCAGGACCTGTCTGTGACCCACCTCATGG GCCTCTTTGAGCCCGGAGACATGAAATACGAGAGCAACCGAGACCACACGCTGGACCCCTCCCTGATGGAAATGACAGAGGCGGCCCTGAGCCTGCTGAGCAGGAACCCCCACGGCTTCTACCTCTTCGTGGAGG GGGGCCGCATCGACCACGGTCATCACGAGAACAAGGCTTATCAGGCACTGAACGAGGCGCTCATGTTTGACTCCGCCATCGAGAAGGCGAGCCAGCTCAGCAGCGAGAAGGACACGCTGACGCTCGTCACCGCGGACCACTCCCACGTCTTCTCCTTTGGTGGCTACACACTGCGGGGGAGCTCCATCTTCG ggctggccccCAGCAAGGCCCAGGACGACAAGGCCTACACGTCCATCCTGTACGGCAACGGCCCGGGCTTCGTGCTCTCCACGGGCTCCCGGCCCGACGTCAACGACACCCTGAGCG GGGACCCGGACTACCTGCAGCAGTCGGCCGTGCCGCTGTCGTCGGAGACGCACGGCGGGGACGACGTGGCAGTGTTCGCGCGCGGCCCGCAGGCGCACCTGGTGCACGGCGTGCAGGAGCAGAACTTCGTGGCGCACGTCATGGCCTTCGCCGCCTGCCTGGAGCCCTACACCGCCTGCGACCTGGCGCCCCCCGCCGGCGCCACCGACGCCGCGCGCCCCGGGCCTGCCGCCGGGGCGCCGTCCCTGCCGCTGCTGGCCGgggcgctgctgctgctgctactgctgcggGGGGCCGCCGCCGCGCCCTGA